ACGCCTGCGAGTCGTCGAGTTGCCACACTTGCGGGACACCAGTCGTATCCATCATGAAAGCGAGCTGTCCGTCGGGACCGAACGATGGCCCGCTTGCACTCCGGATGTTGAGGTACCGCTCGATGTTATAGGCCATAGATCGGAATGTCTGCGATGCCTGATTAGCGTTTTGAATCCATCAGTTGACATTCCCCTATTGAGACGAATTGCGTCGTGTGAATGATATCATAATTTTATTAATTTCGCTAGGAGGAAGCTTCGTGTACGCTCTTTACGACCAGATAGGCACATAACATTTAATATAGTGTTAAAACATGGCATAGCATGGAACACCCAACGTCTCGTCCGAGGAAGATCACAACAACAATTTTTGTGGTGTTTACGCTTGGGATGAATCCCCCGATCATTTTCTGGATGGATCTACCAACGATCGTCTTCGGGACCGATCTGCTGTATCTGTGGACCGTTTGCTGGGGAGTTCTCATCTCTATCGTGTTAATATGGGCAGCGTGGAACGATGCGCTTGCACTGACAGAAGATCAAGTACCGCCTGAGTTGCGTGGAACTGAAGGCGTCGTGACGCAGTCCAGACGCGATGAGACAGCAACGGAGGGACAGCGCTGATGGTGTCGACACAAGCAATGATCGCGCTCGCAACGATCGGCGTCTATCTCATCATCATTCTCGCGATCGGGTATCGTGGCTGGCAGGTTGGCAAACTCAACGTCGACGACTGGATGGCTGCTGACCGCGGCCTCGGGATTGCGGTGTTGCTCTTTACATTCGCTGCCTCCTATCACTCTGCGTTTGCATTCCTCGGAATCGGTGGATTCATTTACGCCAATGGAATCGGCATTTTCAGTATCTCTACGTTTTATCTCTCAATCTCTGGAATCATTCTGTGGGTCGTTGGATCGCGTGTCTGGTTGCTCGGGAAAAAATACGGATACATCACGCCATCGGATCTGCTTGGGGACTTCTACGAATCACCACTCTTGGCAAAACTGGTGAGTCTCGCACTGATCGTCTTTACATTCCCGTATATTGCAACACAGATGATCGGCAGCGGCATCATCTTCGAGACTGCTACGCAGGGTGTCTTGAGCTTCGAGGTCGGTGCAGCACTCTTCTTGCTCGTCGGCGTGCTCTACGTCTGGCTCGGTGGGTTGCGTGCAGTCGCGTGGACGGACGCTGTTCAAGGCGTGTTCATGTTCGGTGCGATGTGGATCGCTGGCTGGTTCTTCGTTTTCACGGCCTATCGAGGACCACAGGCATTCTGGACGGAGATCGTGCGAGAGTTCAGTGCGTACGTCACCCTTCCCGGCCCGACTGGTGCGATCACTCCTGCGTTCTATGTATCGTTTGCTGTCATGACTGGAATTGGCGTGGCGATGACGCCACACATCTTCCTCCGATTCGTCTCGGCGCGTTCTCCGCGGGTGTTGAAATGGGTTGCAGCGTTCGGCACCGCGTATCTCATTCTGTTCTATCTCCCGACAGCGTTTCT
The nucleotide sequence above comes from Halocatena marina. Encoded proteins:
- a CDS encoding sodium:solute symporter family protein; amino-acid sequence: MVSTQAMIALATIGVYLIIILAIGYRGWQVGKLNVDDWMAADRGLGIAVLLFTFAASYHSAFAFLGIGGFIYANGIGIFSISTFYLSISGIILWVVGSRVWLLGKKYGYITPSDLLGDFYESPLLAKLVSLALIVFTFPYIATQMIGSGIIFETATQGVLSFEVGAALFLLVGVLYVWLGGLRAVAWTDAVQGVFMFGAMWIAGWFFVFTAYRGPQAFWTEIVREFSAYVTLPGPTGAITPAFYVSFAVMTGIGVAMTPHIFLRFVSARSPRVLKWVAAFGTAYLILFYLPTAFLGLGAVAAFPDLARPDAAIPSVLYQFTPTWFASIVVAGAVAAAMSTADSQLHAVSALITRDWYQPFAGADVDEQTVTRFAQMIVPVLGLISYVIAIQQFEFIILLTAVTFYGAAQIFPLLIGALYWNEASREGALSGFVVGVLVTSALEFGILTLPSGFPGFVSGFYGLISNSVVFIVVSLAVEGVSAEARKRTQGYINYAVTRGWETDDGTAVGNDD